A single window of Nocardioides kongjuensis DNA harbors:
- a CDS encoding phosphocholine-specific phospholipase C produces the protein MAELDRRRFLQISGATSLAGLTTGLLGSVERAAAVAPARRTGTIRDIEHVVILMQENRSFDHYLGALRGVRGFGDPHPVQLPSGKSVWHQPTSGGGELLPFHPDAEDLGGAFLQGLAHSWPDGQLAINKGHHDKWVPAKGAATMAHLQRQDALFHYALADAFTVCDAYYCSFIGNTDPNRYYLWTGWTGNDGKGGGPVLYNDETGYDWTTYPERLEEAGVSWRVYQDEGTGLDDAGSWGWTSDPYIGNYGDTSLLYFNSFRNAQPGDPLYEKARVGTRNRDGQDYFELLAADVLADRLPQVSWVSAPEAFSEHSNWPTDFGAWYISKLLDALTANPDVWARTALFITYDENDGFFDHLVPPIPTSPLVPGASTVTTEHEFYAGGDPRAKPGPYGMGPRVPMFVVSPWSTGGYVCSETFDHTSVLRFLEARFGVREPQITPWRRAVAGDLTSAFDFSAAKPAVPSLPATDALAPTDRLRHPTYFPKPPAAGALPTQEPGVRPARPIGYDLAVVERGSAPLRLQLVNDGSLGAHLQARLVSPAGDPHSYTVEAGKRLDVELPVQGEYDVHLHGPNGFFRRYAGSTAGERVLVDLAPLSRGGGVGSGKVRVVVDGDAAVEVSDAYAGPLTLRGGKVDIDTRSCGGWYDVTVTIPGTSFVRTLAGHVESGRPGTSDPRLG, from the coding sequence ATGGCAGAGCTCGACCGTCGCCGGTTCCTCCAGATCTCCGGAGCCACCTCACTCGCCGGCCTGACCACCGGCCTCCTCGGCAGCGTCGAGCGGGCCGCCGCCGTCGCGCCGGCCCGTCGTACCGGCACCATCCGCGACATCGAGCACGTCGTGATCCTGATGCAGGAGAACCGCTCGTTCGACCACTACCTCGGCGCGCTGCGTGGCGTCCGCGGCTTCGGCGACCCGCACCCGGTGCAGCTGCCGTCGGGCAAGTCGGTGTGGCACCAGCCGACGAGTGGCGGCGGCGAGCTGCTGCCGTTCCACCCGGACGCCGAGGACCTCGGCGGCGCCTTCCTCCAGGGCCTCGCGCACTCGTGGCCCGACGGCCAGCTGGCGATCAACAAGGGCCACCACGACAAGTGGGTGCCGGCGAAGGGCGCCGCGACGATGGCCCACCTGCAGCGCCAGGACGCGCTGTTCCACTACGCCCTCGCCGACGCGTTCACCGTCTGCGACGCCTACTACTGCTCGTTCATCGGCAACACCGACCCCAACCGCTACTACCTGTGGACCGGCTGGACCGGCAACGACGGCAAGGGCGGCGGGCCGGTCCTCTACAACGACGAGACCGGCTACGACTGGACGACCTACCCCGAGCGCCTCGAGGAGGCGGGCGTCTCGTGGCGGGTCTACCAGGACGAGGGCACGGGGCTCGACGACGCCGGCTCCTGGGGCTGGACCTCCGACCCCTACATCGGCAACTACGGCGACACCTCGCTCCTCTACTTCAACTCCTTCCGCAACGCGCAGCCCGGCGACCCCCTCTACGAGAAGGCCCGCGTCGGGACCCGCAACCGCGACGGCCAGGACTACTTCGAGCTGCTCGCGGCCGACGTCCTCGCCGACCGGCTGCCGCAGGTCTCGTGGGTCTCGGCGCCCGAGGCGTTCTCCGAGCACTCGAACTGGCCGACCGACTTCGGCGCCTGGTACATCTCCAAGCTCCTCGACGCCCTCACCGCCAACCCGGACGTGTGGGCGAGGACGGCCCTGTTCATCACCTACGACGAGAACGACGGCTTCTTCGACCACCTGGTCCCGCCCATCCCCACCAGCCCGCTCGTCCCGGGTGCCTCGACGGTCACGACCGAGCACGAGTTCTACGCCGGCGGCGACCCGCGGGCGAAGCCCGGCCCCTACGGCATGGGGCCGCGGGTCCCGATGTTCGTCGTCTCGCCGTGGTCGACCGGCGGCTACGTGTGCTCGGAGACCTTCGACCACACCTCGGTGCTGCGCTTCCTCGAGGCGCGGTTCGGGGTCCGCGAGCCGCAGATCACCCCGTGGCGCCGTGCGGTCGCCGGCGACCTGACCTCCGCGTTCGACTTCTCGGCCGCGAAGCCGGCCGTGCCCTCGCTGCCGGCCACCGACGCGTTGGCGCCGACGGACCGGCTGCGCCACCCGACGTACTTCCCGAAGCCGCCTGCCGCGGGCGCCCTGCCCACGCAGGAACCGGGCGTGCGCCCGGCCCGCCCGATCGGCTACGACCTCGCTGTGGTCGAGAGGGGCTCGGCTCCGCTGCGGCTGCAGCTGGTCAACGACGGCTCCCTGGGCGCCCATCTCCAGGCTCGCCTGGTCTCACCCGCGGGCGACCCGCACAGCTACACGGTCGAGGCAGGCAAGCGGCTCGACGTGGAGCTGCCCGTGCAGGGCGAGTACGACGTCCACCTGCACGGTCCCAACGGCTTCTTCCGCCGGTACGCCGGCAGCACGGCCGGCGAGCGGGTCCTGGTCGACCTCGCGCCGCTGAGCCGCGGCGGCGGTGTCGGGTCGGGCAAGGTCCGGGTCGTCGTCGACGGCGACGCAGCCGTGGAGGTGAGCGACGCGTACGCCGGCCCGCTGACGCTGCGGGGCGGGAAGGTCGACATCGACACCCGTTCCTGCGGTGGCTGGTACGACGTCACCGTCACCATCCCCGGCACGTCCTTCGTGCGCACCCTCGCCGGGCACGTCGAGTCGGGACGTCCCGGGACCAGCGACCCGCGGCTCGGTTAG
- a CDS encoding AzlD domain-containing protein: MMWWAVLGAGVGCYLLKLAGLSVPPRILGNPVVARIADLIPVALLSALVTVQVLAAPEGRALVIDARVLALGVAVLLLLARAPFLVVVFGAAAAAAVVRLF; encoded by the coding sequence ATGATGTGGTGGGCGGTGCTCGGCGCCGGTGTCGGCTGCTACCTGCTCAAGCTGGCCGGGCTGTCCGTGCCCCCGCGGATCCTCGGCAACCCGGTGGTGGCCCGGATCGCCGACCTGATCCCGGTCGCGCTCCTGTCGGCGCTGGTGACGGTGCAGGTGCTGGCCGCGCCCGAGGGCCGCGCGCTCGTGATCGACGCGCGGGTCCTGGCACTGGGCGTGGCGGTGCTGCTGCTCCTCGCCCGGGCGCCGTTCCTCGTGGTCGTGTTCGGCGCTGCGGCTGCGGCCGCGGTGGTCCGGCTGTTCTGA
- a CDS encoding DUF3043 domain-containing protein yields the protein MFKRTKSPVTPEATSSAATDGKVGGKGRPTPTRKEAEAAARARAKAPTDRREASRRQREFRAEESRKIRQGMKSGDERYFLPRDKGRVRRFIRDYVDRRFSIVEMVIPLMIIGLMLGYTGSSALVQASSMVLLATVLFVVTDMLILRFRLRRELKARFPDEPLKGTTYYALTRSMQMKFMRLPKARIKIGQPLPEDYDR from the coding sequence GTGTTCAAGCGCACCAAGTCCCCCGTCACCCCCGAGGCGACCTCGTCGGCCGCCACGGACGGCAAGGTCGGCGGCAAGGGCCGTCCGACGCCGACCCGCAAGGAGGCCGAGGCCGCGGCCAGGGCCCGCGCCAAGGCGCCCACCGACCGCCGTGAGGCATCGCGCCGTCAGCGGGAGTTCCGCGCCGAGGAGAGCCGCAAGATCCGTCAGGGCATGAAGAGCGGCGACGAGCGCTACTTCCTGCCCCGCGACAAGGGTCGCGTCCGCCGGTTCATCCGCGACTACGTCGACCGCCGCTTCTCCATCGTCGAGATGGTCATCCCGCTGATGATCATCGGCCTCATGCTCGGCTACACCGGCAGCTCCGCGCTCGTGCAGGCGTCCAGCATGGTCCTGCTCGCCACCGTGCTGTTCGTCGTGACCGACATGCTCATCCTGCGCTTCCGGCTGCGCCGCGAGCTCAAGGCCCGCTTCCCCGACGAGCCGCTCAAGGGCACGACCTACTACGCACTGACCCGGTCGATGCAGATGAAGTTCATGCGCCTGCCCAAGGCGCGGATCAAGATCGGCCAGCCGCTGCCCGAGGACTACGACAGGTAG
- a CDS encoding aldo/keto reductase family protein has product MEIRSLGASGLRISAIAYGNWITHGSQVEEDGALACVRRALDEGITTFDTADVYANTAAETVLGRALAGERREGLEIFTKVFWPTGPGKHNDHGLSRKHILESIDGSLRRLGTDYVDLYQAHRFDHETPLEETMVAFADVVRSGKALYIGVSEWRAEEIRAAAELARELRVPLVSNQPQYSMLWRVIEAEVVPTCEELGIGQIVWSPIAQGVLTGKYRPGQPPPAGSRATDEKGGANDISRWLRDDVLERVQLLQPIADEAGLSLAQLAVAWVLHNPNVSAAIIGASRPDQVTENVKAAGVTLDADMLAAIDRALDGVVTTDPSLTRSPRRSEILG; this is encoded by the coding sequence ATGGAGATTCGCAGCCTCGGGGCGAGTGGGCTCCGCATCTCGGCCATCGCCTACGGCAACTGGATCACCCACGGCTCCCAGGTCGAGGAGGACGGAGCGCTGGCCTGCGTGCGCCGAGCCCTCGACGAGGGGATCACCACCTTCGACACCGCCGACGTCTACGCCAACACGGCTGCCGAGACCGTTCTCGGGCGGGCGCTGGCGGGTGAGCGGCGCGAGGGCCTGGAGATCTTCACCAAGGTCTTCTGGCCGACCGGTCCCGGCAAGCACAACGACCACGGCCTGTCCCGCAAGCACATCCTGGAGTCGATCGACGGGTCGCTGCGCCGGCTCGGCACCGACTACGTCGACCTGTACCAGGCGCACCGCTTCGACCACGAGACGCCGCTGGAGGAGACCATGGTGGCGTTCGCGGACGTCGTCCGGTCGGGCAAGGCGCTCTACATCGGGGTCTCGGAGTGGCGTGCCGAGGAGATCCGGGCGGCCGCCGAGCTGGCCCGAGAGCTCCGGGTGCCGCTGGTGTCCAACCAGCCTCAGTACTCCATGCTCTGGCGGGTCATCGAGGCCGAGGTGGTGCCGACCTGCGAGGAGCTCGGCATCGGCCAGATCGTGTGGTCGCCGATCGCCCAGGGCGTGCTGACGGGCAAGTACCGTCCCGGCCAGCCGCCCCCGGCCGGCTCCCGTGCCACCGACGAGAAGGGCGGAGCCAACGACATCAGCCGCTGGCTGCGCGACGACGTCCTCGAGCGGGTCCAGCTGCTGCAGCCCATCGCCGACGAGGCCGGGCTCTCGCTCGCGCAGCTCGCGGTCGCCTGGGTCCTGCACAACCCCAACGTCTCGGCCGCGATCATCGGCGCCAGCCGGCCCGATCAGGTCACCGAGAACGTCAAGGCGGCCGGGGTCACGCTGGACGCCGACATGCTCGCCGCGATCGACCGGGCGCTCGACGGCGTCGTGACGACCGACCCGTCGCTCACCCGTTCGCCGCGCCGCTCGGAGATCCTCGGCTGA
- a CDS encoding GNAT family N-acetyltransferase codes for MLIRPMTDADVAVAEEISDDAFFALDTASRLPAAPAPERRSPAQRTAWRARTRGFLASDPDGSWIAEQDGEVVGFATSFLREQVWCLATFAVRPGLQGAGIGAQVLDAAVAYGADAPRGMLAASVDPRALRRYHLAGFRLHPQLTLRGSVDRSALPVVTGVRDGGPDDAAWMDDLDRLRRGGPHGPDHERLMAAGRLVVTTDRSGYAYTNGRVLALLAARDEQAAQTLLWECLAGAEERYELSHVTSANYWAVEAALAARLDLVARGYLGLRGMAPPSPYVHHGALL; via the coding sequence GTGCTGATCCGACCGATGACCGACGCCGACGTAGCGGTGGCCGAGGAGATCAGCGACGACGCCTTCTTCGCCCTCGACACCGCCAGCCGGCTGCCGGCAGCACCGGCGCCCGAGCGCCGCTCCCCCGCGCAGCGCACGGCATGGCGGGCCCGTACCCGCGGCTTCCTCGCCTCCGACCCGGACGGCTCGTGGATCGCGGAGCAGGACGGCGAGGTCGTCGGCTTCGCCACCAGCTTCCTTCGCGAGCAGGTCTGGTGCCTGGCGACGTTCGCGGTGCGGCCCGGGCTGCAGGGCGCGGGGATCGGTGCGCAGGTGCTCGACGCAGCGGTGGCGTACGGCGCCGACGCGCCCCGCGGGATGCTCGCCGCATCGGTCGACCCGCGGGCGCTGCGCCGCTACCACCTGGCCGGGTTCCGGCTGCACCCCCAGCTCACGCTGCGCGGGTCGGTCGACCGCTCCGCGCTTCCGGTGGTGACCGGGGTGCGCGACGGCGGCCCGGACGACGCGGCCTGGATGGACGACCTCGACCGGCTGCGTCGCGGCGGACCGCACGGTCCGGACCACGAGCGACTGATGGCCGCCGGGAGGCTGGTCGTGACCACCGACCGGTCGGGCTACGCGTACACGAACGGTCGGGTGCTGGCCTTGCTCGCCGCGCGTGACGAACAGGCCGCGCAGACCCTGCTGTGGGAGTGCCTCGCCGGCGCCGAGGAGCGCTACGAGCTGTCCCACGTGACCTCGGCGAACTACTGGGCGGTCGAGGCAGCCCTGGCCGCGCGGCTGGACCTGGTCGCCCGCGGCTACCTCGGCCTGCGCGGCATGGCCCCGCCGTCGCCGTACGTGCACCACGGGGCGCTGCTGTAG
- a CDS encoding DUF4334 domain-containing protein, producing the protein MTDIRTRFDGLRTAEHADPADLDALWSDLATVEVDEMLGAWRGGDFATGHVASAVLEKVRWHGKRFDSPLEAVPLVCRDENGELYSNLAAGGGGEASLWPVGFRGEVTATMVYDKLPVLDHFKKVDADTVMGIMNGKLATTFGIDDLYYFWLERDA; encoded by the coding sequence GTGACGGACATCAGAACCCGCTTCGACGGCCTCCGGACCGCCGAGCACGCGGACCCTGCCGATCTCGACGCCCTCTGGTCCGACCTCGCGACCGTCGAGGTCGACGAGATGCTCGGCGCCTGGCGGGGCGGGGACTTCGCCACCGGCCACGTCGCCAGCGCCGTGCTGGAGAAGGTGCGCTGGCACGGCAAGCGGTTCGACAGCCCGCTCGAGGCGGTTCCGCTGGTCTGTCGCGACGAGAACGGGGAGCTCTACTCCAACCTGGCCGCCGGTGGCGGCGGGGAGGCGTCGCTGTGGCCGGTCGGCTTCCGCGGCGAGGTCACGGCCACGATGGTCTACGACAAGCTGCCCGTCCTCGACCACTTCAAGAAGGTCGACGCCGACACCGTCATGGGCATCATGAACGGCAAGCTCGCCACGACGTTCGGCATCGACGACCTCTACTACTTCTGGCTGGAGCGTGACGCGTGA
- a CDS encoding AzlC family ABC transporter permease produces MGEATRSSVVRDSLGVAIATGTYGLSFGAVGVASGLSLAQTCVLSLLMFTGASQFALAGVLGSGGTPVAGALTALLLGTRNALYGLRLAPLLGYRGWRRAAAAQVLIDESTAMAVTRPNRELARTGFLTTGLTIFVLWNLTTLAGGLAGEQLGDPRDLGLDAAVGAAFLALLWPRLTTPVLKATAALAALVAAGAVPLTPAGVPVLVAAGVAVLVGALSR; encoded by the coding sequence GTGGGCGAGGCGACCCGGTCCAGCGTGGTCCGCGACAGCCTCGGCGTCGCGATCGCGACCGGCACCTACGGACTGAGCTTCGGCGCGGTCGGCGTCGCGTCCGGCCTGAGCCTGGCCCAGACCTGTGTGCTGTCCCTGCTGATGTTCACCGGCGCCTCGCAGTTCGCGCTGGCCGGCGTGCTCGGCTCGGGAGGCACGCCGGTCGCGGGGGCGCTCACCGCACTGCTGCTCGGCACCCGCAACGCGCTCTACGGACTGCGCCTGGCACCGCTGCTCGGCTACCGCGGCTGGCGCCGCGCGGCCGCCGCGCAGGTCCTGATCGACGAGTCGACCGCGATGGCGGTGACCCGGCCGAACCGCGAGCTGGCGCGGACCGGTTTCCTGACCACGGGGCTGACCATCTTCGTGCTGTGGAACCTCACCACCCTCGCGGGTGGCCTCGCCGGTGAGCAGCTCGGCGACCCCCGCGATCTCGGGCTGGACGCCGCGGTCGGCGCCGCCTTCCTGGCCCTGCTCTGGCCGCGCCTCACCACGCCGGTGCTGAAGGCGACCGCCGCACTCGCCGCACTGGTGGCCGCCGGTGCGGTGCCGCTCACGCCGGCCGGCGTACCCGTGCTCGTGGCGGCCGGCGTCGCCGTCCTCGTGGGAGCGCTGAGCCGATGA
- a CDS encoding zinc ribbon domain-containing protein YjdM has translation MTDALPPCPQCSSEYTYEMGDLLVCPECAHEWSPAEAAAAAEEEASAGAVRDANGNPLADGDDVIVVKDLPVKGAPKPIKSGTKVRNIRLVAPDLRVGDHDIDCKVDGFGPMQLKSSLVRKA, from the coding sequence GTGACTGACGCCCTCCCCCCGTGCCCGCAGTGCTCGAGCGAGTACACCTACGAGATGGGCGACCTGCTCGTCTGCCCGGAGTGCGCCCACGAGTGGTCGCCCGCCGAGGCGGCAGCAGCCGCCGAGGAGGAGGCGTCCGCGGGCGCCGTACGCGATGCGAACGGGAACCCCCTCGCCGACGGCGACGACGTGATCGTGGTCAAGGACCTGCCGGTCAAGGGAGCACCCAAGCCGATCAAGTCCGGCACCAAGGTCCGCAACATCCGCCTCGTCGCCCCCGACCTCAGGGTGGGCGACCACGACATCGACTGCAAGGTCGACGGCTTCGGTCCGATGCAGCTCAAGTCCAGCCTGGTCCGGAAGGCCTGA
- a CDS encoding alcohol dehydrogenase catalytic domain-containing protein, giving the protein MKTTAYLVEEPGGDFVAAEVELEEPRDDEVLVRIVATGLCHTDLTVPTMLPQEMLPTVVGHEGTGVVEKVGAAVAGIEVGDHVVLSFRSCRQCGPCQAGDVGYCEQSLLLNYMGMRADGSTTMTRRQENGDSQTVFGSFFGQSSLARHALAYADNCVVVDKSLDLTRLAPFACGFQTGAGTVLNVLDPAPGDSIVVYGAGAVGLAAIAVARGTGVETVVAVDTVASRRDVAAGYGAIALDPTEEGAAPVEDRVRELTGGGARYAIDTTAIPAVVLQAQRSLRTRGVLVALGLGAPEYTIDAIDLLSSGKIVRSSIEGEADPLVTIPELIALREAGRFDVDHLVTTYPFEKIADAVADSRAGTVVKPVLVWGE; this is encoded by the coding sequence GTGAAGACGACTGCCTACCTCGTCGAGGAGCCCGGGGGCGACTTCGTCGCCGCCGAGGTCGAGCTCGAGGAGCCCCGCGACGACGAGGTCCTGGTGCGCATCGTCGCGACCGGGCTGTGCCACACCGACCTGACCGTGCCGACCATGCTGCCGCAGGAGATGCTGCCGACCGTCGTCGGTCACGAGGGCACCGGCGTCGTCGAGAAGGTCGGTGCCGCCGTCGCCGGCATCGAGGTCGGCGACCACGTCGTGCTCAGCTTCCGCTCGTGCCGGCAGTGCGGACCGTGCCAGGCAGGCGACGTCGGCTACTGCGAGCAGTCCCTGCTGCTCAACTACATGGGGATGCGCGCCGACGGCTCGACCACGATGACGCGTCGGCAGGAGAACGGGGACAGCCAGACGGTCTTCGGCAGCTTCTTCGGCCAGTCCAGCCTGGCCCGCCACGCGCTGGCGTACGCCGACAACTGCGTCGTCGTCGACAAGTCCCTCGACCTGACCCGGCTGGCGCCCTTCGCCTGCGGCTTCCAGACCGGTGCCGGCACGGTGCTCAACGTCCTCGACCCGGCTCCCGGCGACAGCATCGTCGTGTACGGCGCTGGCGCGGTCGGGCTCGCGGCGATCGCCGTCGCCCGGGGCACCGGTGTGGAGACGGTCGTCGCCGTCGACACGGTCGCCTCGCGCCGCGACGTGGCCGCGGGCTACGGCGCGATCGCGCTCGACCCGACCGAGGAGGGCGCGGCACCCGTCGAGGACCGGGTCCGCGAGCTGACCGGGGGCGGGGCGAGGTACGCCATCGACACCACGGCCATCCCGGCCGTCGTGCTCCAGGCCCAGCGCTCGCTGCGCACCCGCGGGGTGCTGGTCGCACTCGGGCTGGGGGCGCCGGAGTACACGATCGACGCGATCGACCTGCTCTCGAGCGGCAAGATCGTGCGCTCCTCGATCGAGGGCGAGGCGGACCCGCTGGTCACCATCCCCGAGCTGATCGCGCTGCGCGAGGCGGGCAGGTTCGACGTGGACCACCTGGTCACGACGTACCCCTTCGAGAAGATCGCCGACGCCGTGGCCGACTCCCGGGCGGGGACGGTGGTCAAGCCGGTCCTCGTCTGGGGGGAATAA
- a CDS encoding GNAT family N-acetyltransferase codes for MVVADVSVRVAWPADATGIAQVQLRAWQQRYDGSPDLDTPTLAEAWRHSLSRPPEARHRALVALAGDQVVGFALTGPNTDPDADPATDGEMAEFTVSPDATRAGHGSRLLQACADTLGADGFARAVCWVDATDDVLRAFLTSAGWDADGASRELADESGTTLKQVRLHTALA; via the coding sequence ATGGTCGTTGCTGACGTCTCCGTACGGGTCGCCTGGCCGGCGGACGCCACCGGGATCGCGCAGGTCCAGCTGCGCGCCTGGCAGCAGCGGTACGACGGCAGCCCGGACCTCGACACCCCGACCCTCGCCGAGGCGTGGCGCCACTCGCTCTCCCGGCCGCCGGAGGCCCGGCACCGCGCGCTCGTGGCGCTCGCCGGAGACCAGGTGGTCGGCTTCGCGCTGACCGGCCCCAACACCGATCCGGACGCCGACCCGGCCACCGACGGCGAGATGGCCGAGTTCACCGTCAGCCCTGACGCGACCCGCGCCGGGCACGGCTCCCGCCTGCTGCAGGCCTGCGCCGACACCCTCGGGGCCGACGGCTTCGCCCGTGCCGTGTGCTGGGTCGACGCGACCGACGACGTGCTGCGGGCCTTCCTGACCAGCGCCGGCTGGGACGCGGACGGCGCGAGCCGCGAGCTCGCCGACGAGTCCGGTACGACGCTCAAGCAGGTCCGGCTGCACACCGCCCTCGCCTAG
- the nadA gene encoding quinolinate synthase NadA: protein MTTVDLPLLPLGRGTDALSERGVDCPGDLPAPSDPDLVARARAAKEKLGDRLFVLGHHYQRDEVIQFADVTGDSFKLARDAAARPDAEFIVFCGVHFMAESADILTGPDQKVILPDLAAGCSMADMARIAQVERAWDALAAAGVQDVVVPVTYMNSSADIKAFCGRNGGVVCTSSNAEVALDWAFQQKGEDTKVLFLPDQHLGRNTAVLQLGYSLDECVVWNPLLPNGGLSAEELAGARMILWKGHCSVHGRFSADVIDELRAKVEDLNVLVHPECQHEVVLKADLVGSTEFIIKTIEAAPAGSSWAIGTELNLVQRLANAHPDKNIMFLDRNVCYCSTMNRIDLPHFVWALENLVEGVVVNQIEVDAQTEADALTALQRMLDLPGKSHRD from the coding sequence ATGACCACCGTGGACCTCCCGCTGCTGCCGCTGGGCCGTGGCACGGACGCGCTCTCCGAGCGCGGCGTCGACTGCCCCGGCGACCTGCCGGCGCCCTCCGACCCGGACCTGGTCGCGCGCGCCCGCGCGGCCAAGGAGAAGCTCGGCGACCGGCTGTTCGTGCTCGGGCACCACTACCAGCGCGACGAGGTCATCCAGTTCGCCGACGTCACCGGCGACTCCTTCAAGCTCGCCCGTGACGCCGCGGCGCGCCCGGACGCCGAGTTCATCGTCTTCTGCGGCGTGCACTTCATGGCCGAGTCGGCCGACATCCTGACCGGGCCCGACCAGAAGGTGATCCTCCCCGACCTCGCCGCCGGCTGCTCGATGGCCGACATGGCGCGGATCGCCCAGGTGGAGCGCGCCTGGGACGCGCTCGCGGCGGCGGGGGTCCAAGACGTCGTCGTACCGGTCACCTACATGAACTCCAGCGCCGACATCAAGGCCTTCTGCGGCCGCAACGGCGGCGTCGTGTGCACCTCGTCCAACGCCGAGGTCGCCCTCGACTGGGCCTTCCAGCAGAAGGGCGAGGACACCAAGGTCCTCTTCCTCCCCGACCAGCACCTCGGCCGCAACACGGCCGTGCTCCAGCTGGGCTACTCCCTCGACGAGTGCGTCGTGTGGAACCCGCTGCTGCCCAACGGCGGGCTGAGCGCCGAGGAGCTCGCCGGCGCCCGGATGATCCTGTGGAAGGGCCACTGCTCGGTCCACGGCCGGTTCTCCGCCGACGTCATCGACGAGCTGCGCGCCAAGGTCGAGGACCTCAACGTCCTGGTCCACCCCGAGTGCCAGCACGAGGTCGTGCTCAAGGCCGACCTGGTCGGGTCCACCGAGTTCATCATCAAGACCATCGAGGCGGCGCCCGCCGGCTCGAGCTGGGCGATCGGCACCGAGCTCAACCTCGTGCAGCGCCTCGCCAACGCGCACCCGGACAAGAACATCATGTTCCTGGACCGCAACGTCTGCTACTGCTCCACCATGAACCGGATCGACCTGCCCCACTTCGTGTGGGCGCTGGAGAACCTCGTCGAGGGCGTCGTCGTCAACCAGATCGAGGTCGACGCGCAGACCGAGGCCGACGCGCTGACCGCCCTCCAGCGGATGCTGGACCTGCCCGGGAAGTCCCACCGTGACTGA
- a CDS encoding glycerate kinase, translated as MRILVAPDKFAGTLTAVEAAEAIAAGWRRHAPDDEVVLAPMSDGGPGFVDVLHATLGGELLAVVAEAPQGHEVPATILQVGDTVYIESAQVCGVHLTGGRLGEFGTTVGVGRLLLEAVNAGARRVVVGLGGSGTNDGGAGLLAALGADADVALDVGGIFLDGVSRVDLSIPRGLVDGVEIIAATDVDNPLTGLFGASKTFGPQKGLDEETQVLLDGFLESFAAATDRRVALEPGAGAAGGLGFALMLLGGTRVSGIELVAEAVGLARQARDADLVITGEGAFDFSSRAGKVPAGVAAIAAEALRPCVALAGQVLVGSREMRALGMDAAYSLVDAVGEERAFGDPSGALTELAARVARTWSG; from the coding sequence ATGCGGATCCTGGTCGCCCCCGACAAGTTCGCGGGCACCCTGACGGCGGTCGAGGCCGCCGAGGCCATCGCGGCCGGCTGGCGCCGGCACGCACCCGACGACGAGGTCGTGCTCGCACCCATGTCGGACGGTGGGCCCGGCTTCGTCGACGTGCTGCACGCGACGCTCGGCGGTGAGCTGCTGGCCGTCGTCGCGGAGGCGCCGCAGGGCCACGAGGTTCCCGCCACCATCCTCCAGGTCGGCGACACGGTCTACATCGAGAGCGCCCAGGTCTGCGGCGTCCACCTGACCGGGGGCAGGCTCGGCGAGTTCGGTACGACGGTCGGCGTCGGCCGGCTGCTCCTCGAGGCGGTCAACGCCGGCGCCCGCCGGGTCGTGGTCGGGCTGGGCGGCTCGGGGACCAACGACGGGGGTGCGGGGCTGCTCGCGGCGCTCGGCGCCGACGCCGACGTCGCGCTGGACGTCGGCGGGATCTTCCTCGACGGTGTGAGCCGCGTCGACCTGAGCATCCCGCGCGGCCTGGTCGACGGAGTCGAGATCATCGCGGCGACCGACGTCGACAACCCGCTCACCGGCCTGTTCGGGGCGAGCAAGACCTTCGGTCCCCAGAAGGGCCTCGACGAGGAGACCCAGGTGCTGCTCGACGGCTTCCTGGAGAGCTTCGCGGCCGCCACCGACCGCAGGGTCGCCCTCGAGCCCGGCGCCGGCGCCGCCGGCGGGCTCGGCTTCGCCCTCATGCTGCTGGGCGGCACCCGCGTCTCCGGGATCGAGCTGGTGGCCGAGGCGGTCGGCCTGGCCCGCCAGGCCCGGGACGCCGACCTGGTGATCACCGGTGAGGGCGCCTTCGACTTCAGCAGCCGGGCCGGCAAGGTCCCGGCCGGGGTCGCCGCGATCGCTGCCGAGGCGCTGCGCCCGTGCGTGGCGCTGGCCGGCCAGGTGCTGGTCGGCTCCCGGGAGATGCGGGCGCTCGGCATGGACGCGGCGTACTCCCTGGTGGACGCCGTGGGGGAGGAGCGGGCCTTCGGCGACCCTTCGGGCGCGCTGACCGAGCTCGCCGCCCGGGTCGCGCGCACCTGGTCCGGCTGA